In Streptomyces nojiriensis, the sequence AACCGCGCGCCCCTGTTCATCGGCAACCACTTCGAGGAGTGGAACGGCGGCATCTACATGGACGCCGTCGAGGAGGCGCTCAAGGGCATGACGGACAAAAGGGATGTTCGACTCGTATCCTTCCGGCAGTTCACCGACTGGCTGGAGGTCCAGGACCCCAAGGTGCTCGCCAGGCTCCGGGGCCTCGGCCCCGGCCAGTCACCGGCCGGCGGCTGGAGCGCGTACATGACCGCCGCCTGACGGGGCGGCGGATCGCCGCCTGACCAGGGCGCCGGCACCGCTCCGGGGGGTGCGGAAGATCCGCGAATTGCTCATGCGAAACTTTTCACATGAGCCTTAGCCGCGCGCGTATCCGTCGTAGTAGCCGCCGCTCGACCGGCGGCCGTGCCACCCTGCTGGCCGTGGCGGCCCTGGCCGGCGCCCTCACGCTGTCGGCGTGCGGGGGGCCGGACGGCGGCAAGCCGGTCAGCGGGTCCGGCGGCAACTACGTCACGGGTGCGAGCGGCATCTCCACCGTGTCCAAGGAGGAGCGCGCCGAGGCCCCCAAGCTCGACGGCGAGACGGTCGACGACGGGACCCTCGACACCGCCGCGCTCAAGGGCAAGGTCGTGGTCCTCAACGTGTGGGGCTCCTGGTGCCCGCCGTGCCGCGCCGAGGCCGGCCACTTCGCGACCGTCTCCAAGGAGTACGCGGACGCCGGCAAGGACGTCGCCTTCGTCGGGATCAACACCCGCGACAACAGCAAACAGAACGCGATCGCCTTCGAAGAGACCTACGGGATCACCTACCCGAGCCTCTACGACCCCGCCGGGAAGCTGATGCTCCGCTTCCCCAAGGGCACGCTCAACCCGAACGCCATCCCCTCCACGATCGTCCTCGACAAGGAGGGCAAGATCGCCGCCCGCACCCTGGCCCCGGTCAACGCCGAGCAGCTGCGGTCGATGATCGAGCCGGTCCTCGCGGAGAAGTGACCGCCCGGGCGATGCGGACGTTCCGCATCACAGGTTCGTGGGACAGCATCGTCAGCGACACAGAGCGGGACCCAAGGCTTCACGGTGGGGATCTGAGGACTGAAGGCACATGAGTACGACAGACAAAGCGACCACTGAGACGCCCGACGAGGCCTCGCACACGTCCGCCGCGGCGGACTCCGCCGACGCCGCCGCCGGTGCCCAGCTCTCCACCGCCCCGCTGGAGGACAGCCCCACCGGGCCGCCCGTCGGCATCGGTGTGATCGGCTGGGCCCGCTGGTTCTGGCGCCAGCTCACCTCCATGCGGGTGGCGCTGATCCTGCTCTTCCTGCTGTCCCTGGGCGCCATCCCCGGCTCGATCATCCCGCAGAACAACGTCGACGCGATGAAGGTCGCCGACTGGAAGCGGGACAACCCCTCCTGGGTGACCGTCGCCGACAAGCTCCAGCTCTTCGACGTCTACAGCTCGGTGTGGTTCTCCGCGATCTACCTGCTGCTGTTCATCTCGCTCATCGGCTGCATCGTGCCGCGCTCCTGGCAGTTCGTCGGCCAGCTCCGCGGCCGCCCGCCGGCCGCCCCCCGGCGCCTGGACAGGCTGCCCGCCCACACCACCTGGCGCACCGGGAAGACCCCGGACGAGGTCCTCTCGTACGCGCGCACGGTGCTCCGCGGCAGCCGCTTCCGCACCGAGGCCGGCGAGGGCCACGTCGCCGCGGAGAAGGGCTACCTCCGCGAGGCCGGGAACCTGATCTTCCACGTCGCGCTGATCGTGATGCTGGTGGCCTTCGCCTGGGGCCAGTACTTCAAGTCCGAGGGCGGCAAGCTGGTCCTGCGCGGCACCGGCTTCTCGAACACGCTCACCCAGTACGACGACTTCAAGTCCGGCACCCTCTTCGACCCGGACGACCTGCCGCCGTTCAGCTTCACGCTGGACCGGTTCGACGCGACGTACGAGATGACCGGCCCGCAGCGGGGCACCCCGCGCGACTTCAAGGCGTACGTCACCTTCTCGGACGGCGCCCACGGCGCTCCGCAGAAGCGTGAGATCCAGGTCAACAAGCCCCTGGAGGTCGACGGCTCCAAGGTCTACCTGCTCGGCCACGGCTACGCGCCGATCATCTCGGTGACCGACCCCACCGGCAAGGTGATCTTCAAGGACGCCGTGCCGATGCTCCCGCAGGACGCCAACCTCACCTCCACCGGTGCCGTCAAGGTCACCGACGGCTACAAGGACAAGGACGGCAAGAAGGAGCAGCTCGGCTTCAACGCCGTCTTCGTGCCGAGCTTCGCCGGTGAGGGCATGGGCACGATGTTCTCGCAGTTCCCCGCCCTCCTGAACCCGCAGCTCATGCTCAACGCGTGGCACGGCAGCCTCGGCGTGGACTCGGGTCTGCCGCAGAACGTCTACCGGCTCACCACCACCAAGATGGAGCCCTTCAAGGACGAGTCGGGCGGGCAGTTCAAGCAGAAGCTGGCGCCCGGTGACACGATGACGCTGCCCGGTGGCGCGGGCACCGTGAAGTTCGAGGGCATCGAGCGGTGGGCCACCTTCTCCGTCACCCACCAGCCCGGCAGCGGCCTCGCCCTCACGGGTGCGATCGCAGCCATCGCGGGCCTGGCCGGATCGCTGTTCATCCAGCGCCGCCGGGTCTGGGTCCGCGCGGTGACCGGCAAGGACGGCGTGACCGTCGTCGAGATGGCGGGCCTGGGCCGCAGCGAGTCCACCAGGCTCCCGCAGGAGCTGGCGGAGCTCGCCGCCCAGCTGCACCAGCAGGCGCCCACGGCGTCTGATCCTGTCGAAGAAACCCCTGAAGGAGAGCGCGGATGACGCCGCTCGCAGCCGCAGCCAACGAGAACCTGGCTGAGATCAGCAACTACCTGATCTATTCGTCGATGGCGGTCTACATGCTCGCCTTCTTCGCGCACATCGCCGAGTGGACCTTCGGCAGCCGCAGCAAGGTGGGCCGTACGGCCGCCGCGCTGACCGGCGCCGACGCGGCCGCGGCCCCGGCCGTGCAGGTGCGCGGCAAGGGCGGCGCCACCGC encodes:
- a CDS encoding TlpA family protein disulfide reductase, with the protein product MSLSRARIRRSSRRSTGGRATLLAVAALAGALTLSACGGPDGGKPVSGSGGNYVTGASGISTVSKEERAEAPKLDGETVDDGTLDTAALKGKVVVLNVWGSWCPPCRAEAGHFATVSKEYADAGKDVAFVGINTRDNSKQNAIAFEETYGITYPSLYDPAGKLMLRFPKGTLNPNAIPSTIVLDKEGKIAARTLAPVNAEQLRSMIEPVLAEK
- the resB gene encoding cytochrome c biogenesis protein ResB codes for the protein MSTTDKATTETPDEASHTSAAADSADAAAGAQLSTAPLEDSPTGPPVGIGVIGWARWFWRQLTSMRVALILLFLLSLGAIPGSIIPQNNVDAMKVADWKRDNPSWVTVADKLQLFDVYSSVWFSAIYLLLFISLIGCIVPRSWQFVGQLRGRPPAAPRRLDRLPAHTTWRTGKTPDEVLSYARTVLRGSRFRTEAGEGHVAAEKGYLREAGNLIFHVALIVMLVAFAWGQYFKSEGGKLVLRGTGFSNTLTQYDDFKSGTLFDPDDLPPFSFTLDRFDATYEMTGPQRGTPRDFKAYVTFSDGAHGAPQKREIQVNKPLEVDGSKVYLLGHGYAPIISVTDPTGKVIFKDAVPMLPQDANLTSTGAVKVTDGYKDKDGKKEQLGFNAVFVPSFAGEGMGTMFSQFPALLNPQLMLNAWHGSLGVDSGLPQNVYRLTTTKMEPFKDESGGQFKQKLAPGDTMTLPGGAGTVKFEGIERWATFSVTHQPGSGLALTGAIAAIAGLAGSLFIQRRRVWVRAVTGKDGVTVVEMAGLGRSESTRLPQELAELAAQLHQQAPTASDPVEETPEGERG